One Triticum dicoccoides isolate Atlit2015 ecotype Zavitan chromosome 4B, WEW_v2.0, whole genome shotgun sequence genomic window carries:
- the LOC119293147 gene encoding noroxomaritidine synthase-like — MTILFSGEQELLISVVLVFLAFLYLYIRSSSRSHGQSVLPADWPIVHMLPGVIANLHNAHDYFAAILTEAGHNFRVHIPQRHIFLTCDPGNVRHIFTTNHANFPKGLEFAAIFDIMDGGIFTVDGEPWRRQRTKFQSVLSSPGLVSSMAACCRDKVENGLLPFFTHMASTDTPFDMQEVISRFVFDLAATPLFGVDPSLLSSDMPSMDVAVAMDTVMEVGFFRHVMPASCWKAMRRLNIGPERKLDEAHKVIRGFFMEMIEKKKINGGCVCNNGEKERVDVLSSYINDPDYADDDLLRATLLSLMLGGRDTIGTTLPWIFYILAKNPNIVSIIRNELSPIASHKVAMGKSSMVIFEPEETKHLVYLKAALYETLRLYPSAPIERKTVATDDIMPSGHEVHTGDTILISLYSMARMEGVWGKDCRDYNPHRWLSEDGNKLMYVPSHKFLSFNSGPRMCPGKDIAVVQMKTVVAAVVWNFDMEVVEGQSIQPKLSCTLQMKNGLMMILKKREI, encoded by the coding sequence ATGACGATTTTGTTCTCGGGCGAGCAAGAGCTGCTCATCTCCGTTGTACTTGTCTTTCTTGCTTTCCTCTACTTGTACATCAGGTCTAGTAGTAGATCACATGGTCAATCAGTGCTCCCCGCAGATTGGCCAATAGTGCACATGTTGCCTGGAGTCATTGCCAACCTCCATAATGCACATGACTATTTTGCTGCTATCCTTACTGAAGCAGGCCACAACTTCAGGGTACATATTCCCCAAAGGCACATATTTCTCACTTGTGACCCTGGGAACGTCCGGCACATCTTCACAACGAACCACGCAAACTTCCCCAAGGGCCTCGAGTTTGCAGCCATCTTCGACATCATGGATGGAGGCATCTTCACAGTCGACGGTGAGCCATGGCGACGGCAGCGCACAAAATTCCAGAGCGTGCTCAGCAGCCCAGGGTTGGTTTCCAGTATGGCGGCATGCTGCCGCGACAAGGTAGAGAATGGCCTCCTCCCCTTTTTTACCCACATGGCAAGCACTGACACTCCATTTGACATGCAAGAAGTGATTTCGAGGTTTGTGTTTGACTTGGCTGCCACGCCTCTCTTCGGCGTGGACCCTAGCCTCCTGTCCTCGGACATGCCGTCCATGGACGTTGCAGTTGCCATGGACACGGTTATGGAGGTAGGCTTTTTTCGGCACGTCATGCCGGCCTCTTGTTGGAAAGCTATGAGGAGGCTAAATATCGGCCCGGAGAGAAAGCTTGATGAGGCACACAAGGTGATACGAGGCTTTTTCATGGAGATGATTGAGAAGAAAAAGATCAATGGAGGATGTGTTTGTAATAACGGGGAGAAAGAGCGTGTGGATGTTCTGTCCTCCTACATCAATGACCCAGACTACGCAGACGATGACTTGCTCCGTGCGACGCTCCTTAGCCTCATGCTCGGTGGGAGGGACACAATTGGCACCACCTTGCCATGGATCTTCTATATCCTTGCCAAGAACCCTAACATCGTTTCAATCATACGCAATGAACTCTCACCCATTGCATCACACAAAGTAGCCATGGGTAAGAGTTCCATGGTGATCTTTGAGCCAGAGGAGACCAAACATTTGGTCTACCTAAAAGCTGCCCTATATGAGACTCTCAGGTTGTACCCATCAGCACCAATTGAGCGCAAGACAGTGGCTACCGATGATATCATGCCGAGTGGCCATGAGGTGCACACCGGCGATACTATCCTTATTTCTCTCTACTCCATGGCGAGAATGGAGGGCGTGTGGGGTAAAGACTGTCGCGACTATAACCCACATAGGTGGCTCTCAGAAGATGGTAACAAGTTGATGTATGTACCGTCTCACAAGTTCTTGTCCTTCAACTCAGGCCCAAGGATGTGCCCTGGAAAGGACATCGCTGTTGTGCAGATGAAAACCGTTGTCGCGGCAGTGGTTTGGAACTTTGACATGGAGGTGGTGGAAGGGCAGAGCATCCAGCCCAAGCTGTCTTGTACACTACAGATGAAAAATGGGCTCATGATGATCCTGAAGAAGCGAGAAATATAG